Proteins encoded in a region of the Leopardus geoffroyi isolate Oge1 chromosome E2, O.geoffroyi_Oge1_pat1.0, whole genome shotgun sequence genome:
- the ADAT1 gene encoding tRNA-specific adenosine deaminase 1 isoform X7 translates to MLEFEDQPCCPVSRHWANKPSEEASGNPETPEDEKKYEDLGSPVTKKMRLEPGIPDGMTHCQSLDNQESGPVPPTVSSSNVPTQELATVAGRAPSGAKVVDIFRTGAKCVPGEAGDSGKPGAAYHQVGLLRVKPGRGDRTRSMSCSDKLARWNVLGCQGALLMHLLEEPVYLSAVVIGRCPYSQEAMRRALTGRCQNVSALPKGFGVQEVTIQQSGLLFEQSRGAVQAKRADSPGRLVPCGAAISWSAVPEQPLDVTANGFPQGTTRKAIRCLQARSQISKVELFRSFQKLLSSISEDKWPDSLRAQKLETYHEYKEAASTYQEAWSALRKQAFGSWIRNPPDYHQFK, encoded by the exons ATGCTTGAGTTTGAAGATCAGCCCTGCTGTCCCGTCAGTAGACATTGGGCCAATAAGCCATCAGAAGAAGCCAGTGGTAACCCAGAAACTcctgaagatgaaaagaaatatgaagaccTGGGTAGTCCTGTGACCAAAAAGATGAGGCTTGAACCTGGGATTCCTGATGGTATGACTCACTGTCAGAGTTTGGACAATCAGGAAAGTGGTCCAGTCCCACCAACTGTCAGCAGCTCTAATGTCCCCACACAGGAACTGGCCACTGTCGCCGGAAGGGCCCCCAGTGGTGCCAAAGTGGTGGACATTTTTAGAACTGGAGCCAAATGTGTGCCTGGAGAAGCTGGAGACTCGGGAAAGCCTGGTGCAGCGTATCACCAGGTGGGCCTGCTCCGGGTGAAGCCAGGCCGGGGAGACAGGACCCGCTCCATGTCCTGCAGTGACAAGTTGGCACGGTGGAATGTCCTCGGATGCCAGGGGGCACTGCTGATGCACCTTCTAGAAGAGCCTGTCTACCTGTCAGCCGTGGTCATTGGGAGGTGCCCGTACAGCCAGGAGGCCATGCGGAGAGCTCTGACTGGGAg GTGTCAGAACGTCTCAGCTTTACCCAAAGGCTTTGGAGTTCAAGAAGTGACAATACAGCAGTCCGGTTTACTGTTTGAACAGAGCCGCGGCGCAGTGCAGGCAAAAAGGGCTGACAGCCCAGGCCGACTTGTTCCTTGTGGCGCAG CCATCAGCTGGAGTGCGGTTCCTGAGCAGCCGCTGGATGTCACTGCCAATGGCTTTCCACAGGGAACAACACGGAAGGCAATCAGGTGCCTTCAGGCCAG ATCCCAAATCAGCAAAGTGGAACTCTTTAGATCATTTCAGAAACTGCTAAGCAGTATTTCAGAGGACAAGTGGCCAGACTCCCTCAG GGCGCAGAAGCTAGAGACGTACCACGAGTACAAGGAGGCTGCGTCTACTTACCAGGAAGCCTGGAGTGCGCTCCGAAAGCAGGCCTTTGGATCCTGGATCAGAAACCCACCGGATTATCACCAGTTTAAATAA